From Solibacillus isronensis, the proteins below share one genomic window:
- a CDS encoding VanZ family protein yields the protein MRKILAWLIVILWMMLIFYFSQQPVVDSSRLSSNITKQLIEVAEKITPLENVQESQLHYLVRKNAHFTIYFFLGIFALLALKLTGLKHSWSAIISLVLCMIYAVTDEYHQDFVDGRGAQLKDIFIDWAGAATGITVATLLGLIGKTGKARSENRKTNSRYKVSER from the coding sequence ATGAGAAAAATACTCGCTTGGCTGATTGTTATATTGTGGATGATGCTCATTTTTTACTTTTCACAACAACCAGTAGTAGATTCAAGTCGCTTAAGTTCAAATATTACAAAACAATTGATAGAGGTTGCAGAAAAAATAACACCACTGGAAAATGTGCAGGAGAGCCAGCTGCATTACCTCGTCCGAAAAAACGCTCATTTCACGATTTACTTTTTCTTGGGGATTTTTGCATTGCTAGCACTAAAATTAACCGGGTTAAAGCATTCTTGGAGTGCAATAATTTCGCTTGTCCTATGTATGATCTACGCGGTTACCGATGAATACCATCAGGATTTTGTTGATGGCAGAGGGGCTCAACTAAAAGACATTTTTATCGATTGGGCAGGGGCTGCGACGGGAATTACGGTGGCGACGCTTCTTGGTTTAATCGGGAAGACCGGCAAGGCTCGTTCGGAAAACAGAAAAACCAACTCTAGATATAAAGTAAGCGAACGTTAA
- a CDS encoding TIGR00282 family metallophosphoesterase produces MKVLFIGDIVGSIGRDAVEQYLPRLKKKYNLDVVIANGENAAAGRGITRAIYNDLLQMGVDVITMGNHTWDNKDIFDFIDDADYLVRPANFSKDAPGRGMTQVSKNGVTISVINLHGRVFLPPHEDPFAMAVEMVEEAKKTSPIVFVDFHAEATSEKIALSWHLDGKASVVVGTHTHVQTADNRIYPGGTAYITDVGMTGPYDEVLGMGKDNVIYKFLTNMPARYEVPKKGRAVLSAFFVEIDDKTGKAIRQERVLINEDNPFQA; encoded by the coding sequence ATGAAAGTATTATTTATTGGCGATATCGTTGGTTCAATCGGTCGCGATGCAGTAGAGCAGTATTTGCCTCGCTTAAAGAAAAAATATAATTTGGATGTTGTTATTGCAAATGGTGAAAATGCTGCAGCAGGGCGCGGTATTACACGTGCGATTTACAATGATTTACTGCAAATGGGTGTCGATGTCATCACGATGGGCAATCATACGTGGGACAACAAAGACATTTTTGATTTTATCGATGATGCAGATTACTTAGTGCGTCCGGCAAACTTTTCGAAAGATGCACCAGGACGCGGTATGACGCAAGTATCGAAAAACGGTGTGACGATTTCGGTTATTAATTTGCACGGTCGCGTATTTTTACCGCCGCATGAAGATCCGTTTGCGATGGCAGTTGAAATGGTTGAAGAAGCGAAAAAAACGTCGCCAATCGTATTTGTCGATTTCCATGCTGAAGCTACGAGTGAAAAAATCGCATTAAGCTGGCATCTGGACGGCAAAGCATCTGTTGTTGTCGGAACACATACACATGTCCAAACGGCGGACAACCGTATTTACCCAGGTGGCACGGCATATATTACTGACGTCGGTATGACGGGTCCGTATGATGAAGTGTTAGGTATGGGGAAAGATAATGTCATTTATAAGTTCCTGACAAACATGCCGGCACGCTATGAAGTACCGAAAAAAGGCCGCGCTGTATTAAGTGCCTTCTTTGTCGAAATTGATGATAAAACTGGGAAAGCAATTCGCCAGGAACGTGTACTCATAAATGAGGATAACCCGTTTCAAGCATAA
- a CDS encoding NAD-dependent epimerase/dehydratase family protein: MILVVGGAGFVGSHVVNLLLEKGPVVVYDNLSTGHRGAVDERAIFIEGELSDQQRLTQIFTLFPVHTVIHFAASDSVNEAMGNPEYYYENNVGGTLALLKVMRACRVRNIMLSSAVMACSEEHELLQGQKCMIEQMLEVYTKAYDMNGSVLRYSKSTSVQASVSGNLEVAIDEPGNRGFNNVSDVANAHVLVLEALEREKPSFRMYDLSEVSSKNIQPELRWHTEQNLNEMIEDAWNWHENSKC, translated from the coding sequence GTGATATTAGTCGTTGGTGGAGCGGGCTTTGTTGGAAGCCATGTCGTAAATTTATTACTGGAAAAAGGGCCGGTCGTTGTGTATGATAATTTATCCACAGGACACCGTGGAGCAGTCGATGAGCGGGCTATTTTTATTGAAGGTGAATTATCGGACCAGCAACGGTTAACGCAAATATTTACATTGTTTCCGGTTCATACCGTAATCCATTTTGCAGCATCGGACTCAGTCAACGAGGCAATGGGGAATCCTGAATATTACTATGAAAATAATGTCGGTGGTACATTAGCATTATTGAAAGTCATGCGTGCATGCAGAGTGAGAAATATAATGCTTTCTTCAGCCGTTATGGCATGTTCAGAAGAGCATGAGCTTTTACAAGGGCAGAAATGTATGATTGAACAAATGCTTGAAGTCTATACGAAAGCCTATGATATGAATGGGAGCGTTCTCCGTTATAGTAAGAGCACTAGTGTACAGGCTTCGGTTAGTGGAAATCTGGAAGTTGCGATTGATGAGCCAGGCAACCGTGGTTTTAATAATGTGAGCGATGTTGCAAATGCACATGTTTTAGTACTTGAAGCGTTGGAGCGAGAGAAGCCATCATTTAGGATGTATGATTTATCTGAGGTTAGTTCAAAAAACATACAACCGGAGCTTAGATGGCATACAGAACAAAATTTAAATGAAATGATTGAAGATGCCTGGAATTGGCATGAAAACTCAAAATGTTAG